The DNA window TTAGAGTTATTTATTAGTAAAAATGATTCTAATTTTGCTGGGAATGAACAGCATGGACCAATTAATGACCAGGTGTCCAAATATATTAAGCAACATTTGATTCAAAAAAATAGTCCGGATCAAGATCAAAGGAAAACAGCGATTAATGATTCAGAGGATAATGAGATTCAACATACTAACTGGCAAGTAATTACATTTGATTCTTTTGAAGATTTGATTGATTTTGCGAAAATTGCTGAGAGTGATGATGTTTCATCATATTTATATAAATACAATGATTTGTATTATTTAGCAATTGCTTATTCTGATTCTATTTTGAACAGTAATGATGTTAAAGATCAACTTGCTCTTGCTTATGAATATGGAAACCCCACGGCAACAACGGTTGATTTTCTAAGTGAACATGGAAAGAAAATAATGTCAGTATCTGCCTTGCATTTAATTCGACACTATTTTGAATAAGCTGCGTTTGAGTTCATACTCAACGTAGCTTTTTTTCGTGCAAAATTGATTAATTTCCGTATATAAATATATAGGGGGATTAAATGTTAATTGCAGTTCATAAC is part of the Limosilactobacillus reuteri genome and encodes:
- a CDS encoding adaptor protein MecA; the encoded protein is MEMERINENTIRVLVDNDDLSDRGITILDLLGDHQQIEDFFYSILKEVDTDHQFQNNDAVTFQVMPTNNGLELFISKNDSNFAGNEQHGPINDQVSKYIKQHLIQKNSPDQDQRKTAINDSEDNEIQHTNWQVITFDSFEDLIDFAKIAESDDVSSYLYKYNDLYYLAIAYSDSILNSNDVKDQLALAYEYGNPTATTVDFLSEHGKKIMSVSALHLIRHYFE